In Limibacter armeniacum, a single window of DNA contains:
- the prmC gene encoding peptide chain release factor N(5)-glutamine methyltransferase: MNSKEIFDQLSQQLSSKFDNNEAKQMAFILLEDLFDVARTKILAHADIEADTSVLQNYVDRLLNDEPLQYLLGKADFYGRPFIVKPDVLIPRPETEELVYRIVERHKMAPNLNLVDIGTGSGCIPITAALELPKSTVWGIDISEKALTVAAENAKLLQANVTFVHKDILNETLEELPKMDVIVSNPPYVTDSERALMKPNVLAHEPELALFVPDHDPLRFYRRIATLATNQLKDGGWLYFEINEQFGHETKRMMEELGFKQVAIMQDMQGKDRMAEGYWSA; encoded by the coding sequence ATGAATTCAAAAGAAATTTTTGATCAGCTGTCTCAACAGCTCTCTAGCAAGTTCGACAATAATGAGGCAAAACAAATGGCCTTTATCCTGCTTGAAGACCTTTTTGATGTTGCGAGAACCAAAATCTTGGCTCATGCTGATATTGAGGCAGACACTTCTGTACTTCAAAATTATGTTGACAGGCTTCTGAATGATGAACCTTTACAGTATTTGTTGGGTAAAGCAGACTTTTATGGCAGACCTTTTATTGTCAAGCCTGATGTATTGATTCCACGTCCAGAAACAGAAGAACTGGTTTATCGAATTGTGGAAAGACACAAAATGGCTCCAAACCTGAACTTGGTGGATATTGGTACAGGCAGTGGCTGTATTCCTATCACAGCAGCACTTGAGTTGCCGAAAAGTACAGTTTGGGGTATTGACATAAGCGAAAAAGCCTTGACTGTTGCTGCTGAAAATGCCAAGCTGTTACAGGCTAATGTAACTTTTGTTCATAAAGACATTCTGAATGAAACACTCGAAGAGTTGCCAAAGATGGATGTGATTGTGAGCAACCCTCCATACGTAACAGATAGCGAGCGAGCATTGATGAAACCCAATGTACTTGCCCACGAACCTGAATTGGCGTTGTTTGTACCAGACCATGACCCTCTTCGCTTTTATAGAAGAATTGCTACATTGGCTACCAACCAACTAAAAGATGGTGGCTGGCTATATTTTGAAATCAATGAGCAGTTTGGACATGAGACAAAACGGATGATGGAAGAACTTGGTTTTAAACAGGTTGCCATTATGCAAGACATGCAAGGAAAAGACCGAATGGCTGAAGGCTATTGGAGTGCTTAA